From Pseudanabaena sp. PCC 6802, one genomic window encodes:
- a CDS encoding response regulator, with the protein MKILVVEDDRAVAQSLEFLFSAYNYAVDIAADGEVGLQMAEAFAYDLILLDAILPKLHGVSLCKQLRAKGFQSPILLLTGQGEGWQKANALNAGADDYVTKPFDPEELIARVQALLRRGNLTNQPVLTFGHLSVDPSRCQVAYGDRLLVVTPKEYAILELLLRDPENAFSARTILEHVWTSLEAPGEETVRVHIRGLRQKLTKLGAPKDFIDNQNRRGYRLNPLYTSPPVLQTDGQLTAPQIAELNAANAQLRATLEELRSTQAEMLQKDRELEIARQRTIELTATNAQLRQEISDREQLETTLQESAEQLRLALDLNRIGMWEWQVATGDVTWNDYNYRLLGYQPGEVEPSYQFWHSHIHPDDVAEFDRKTAQALETQTDYEAELRVVRRDGSMHWLLGKGRGLYNEAGQPVRMLGVAFDISERKQLEAKRQQAELALQQQLRREQLIADIAGDIRQSLKLNDVLSRTVERIREVLNCDRVFIYRFHADWSGTIAIESVSDRYPAALQAEVEDLYFMETHGEDYRQGRIQAVADIHASNLTPCHIDMLAQFHIKANLVVPILQGERLWGLLVANQCAAPRMWQPEEIDLFQQIATQAGIAIQQSELLQSLQMELVEREHAERKIREQATLLDIATDAIFVRDLDHRILFWNRGAERLYGWTATEAIAQKASDLLREDASLIPEITQTVVERGEWHGELHKFTKAGNEVIVEGRWTLVRNEAGQPKFILTVNTDITDKKNLEAQFYHAQRLESLGTLASGIAHDLNNVLTPVVALSQLLRMHQPNLDKRSQDMLKVLEESAKRGTNIIKQILAFTRGTEGDCRPVQVASLLQEAIAVIQQTFPKSIAVDAIASDPELWLVSADPTYLHQILMNLCINARDAMPDGGLLTLSAENFPVDERFAQMHLEARAGNYVVITVADTGCGIVPEVRDRIFDPFFTTKATGKGSGLGLSSVLGIVKTYGGFIEVQSQPGEGSQFKVYLPAMVETAVTPTKAQTDLPQGHGELISIVDDENAILQSAQAILETYNYRVITASRGADAIEIYRKYQGEIHAVLLDMMMPDMDGIAVVQALQAINPNVRVIATSGLADNYRQTLRSLGIAIVLTKPFNVVELLNSISQQQR; encoded by the coding sequence ATGAAAATTTTAGTTGTAGAAGACGATCGCGCTGTTGCCCAAAGCCTGGAGTTTCTGTTTTCAGCCTATAACTACGCGGTCGATATTGCTGCTGATGGGGAAGTGGGGCTGCAGATGGCTGAAGCTTTTGCATACGATCTGATCTTGCTGGACGCGATCCTGCCCAAATTACATGGGGTGAGCCTCTGCAAACAATTGCGCGCTAAGGGATTTCAGAGTCCGATCCTGTTGCTAACGGGGCAAGGAGAAGGATGGCAAAAAGCCAATGCCCTCAATGCGGGAGCTGACGACTACGTGACTAAACCTTTCGATCCGGAAGAATTGATTGCGCGGGTGCAAGCATTATTGCGGCGCGGCAATTTAACCAACCAACCAGTCTTAACCTTCGGTCATTTATCCGTAGACCCGAGTCGCTGCCAGGTTGCCTACGGCGATCGCCTGTTGGTCGTCACCCCCAAGGAATATGCCATTCTGGAGTTGCTGTTGCGCGATCCTGAAAATGCATTTAGTGCCAGGACGATTCTGGAACATGTCTGGACTTCGTTGGAAGCACCTGGAGAGGAAACGGTTCGAGTTCACATTAGAGGCTTACGGCAGAAATTAACTAAACTTGGCGCGCCTAAAGATTTCATTGACAACCAGAATCGGCGGGGTTATCGATTAAATCCCCTCTATACATCCCCACCAGTTTTGCAGACAGACGGGCAGCTAACCGCGCCTCAAATTGCGGAACTGAATGCGGCGAACGCACAATTACGCGCCACCCTGGAAGAACTGCGATCGACTCAAGCAGAAATGCTTCAAAAAGATCGGGAATTGGAAATTGCTCGGCAGCGCACCATAGAACTAACTGCAACAAACGCGCAATTAAGACAAGAAATAAGCGATCGCGAGCAACTAGAAACCACTCTCCAGGAAAGCGCAGAACAGCTTCGCTTGGCCCTCGATTTGAACCGTATCGGCATGTGGGAGTGGCAGGTTGCGACCGGAGACGTGACCTGGAATGACTACAACTACCGTTTGTTAGGCTATCAGCCAGGAGAAGTCGAACCAAGCTATCAATTCTGGCACAGTCATATTCACCCCGATGATGTGGCTGAGTTTGACCGGAAAACCGCTCAAGCCCTGGAGACTCAGACAGATTATGAAGCGGAGCTTCGAGTGGTGCGGCGCGATGGCAGCATGCACTGGCTGCTGGGCAAAGGGCGAGGGCTTTACAACGAGGCGGGTCAACCCGTGCGGATGCTCGGCGTTGCCTTTGATATCAGCGAGCGAAAGCAGCTCGAAGCCAAACGCCAACAAGCTGAATTAGCGCTCCAACAACAACTGCGGCGAGAACAACTGATTGCAGATATTGCTGGGGATATCCGGCAATCCCTCAAGTTAAACGACGTATTATCCCGCACGGTGGAGCGCATCAGAGAGGTGCTTAATTGCGATCGCGTTTTTATCTATCGCTTTCATGCCGACTGGAGCGGCACGATTGCGATCGAGTCGGTTAGCGATCGCTATCCCGCCGCATTACAGGCGGAAGTCGAAGACCTGTATTTTATGGAAACCCACGGCGAAGACTATCGGCAGGGACGCATTCAGGCGGTTGCCGATATTCATGCATCTAACTTGACCCCATGTCATATCGACATGCTGGCGCAGTTTCACATCAAAGCTAACTTAGTCGTTCCGATCTTGCAAGGCGAACGGTTGTGGGGCTTGTTAGTGGCGAATCAGTGTGCCGCGCCGCGCATGTGGCAGCCCGAGGAGATCGATCTATTCCAACAAATAGCAACACAGGCTGGCATTGCCATTCAACAATCCGAACTGTTGCAAAGCCTGCAAATGGAACTTGTCGAGCGCGAGCACGCCGAACGAAAAATTCGCGAACAGGCCACTTTATTAGATATTGCTACCGATGCCATTTTTGTGCGCGACTTAGACCATCGCATTCTCTTCTGGAATCGAGGTGCCGAGCGCCTGTATGGCTGGACGGCAACCGAAGCGATCGCTCAGAAAGCCAGTGACTTGTTACGAGAAGATGCCTCTTTAATTCCAGAAATTACCCAAACGGTGGTGGAGCGAGGAGAGTGGCACGGCGAGCTGCATAAATTCACGAAAGCGGGCAACGAAGTCATTGTCGAGGGACGTTGGACGCTGGTTCGCAACGAAGCCGGTCAACCCAAATTCATTCTCACCGTCAATACTGACATTACGGACAAGAAAAACCTGGAAGCCCAGTTTTATCACGCGCAACGCTTGGAAAGCCTGGGTACACTGGCTAGCGGCATTGCCCACGATCTCAACAACGTCCTTACACCCGTTGTGGCGCTGTCTCAACTCTTGCGGATGCACCAACCCAATCTGGATAAACGATCGCAGGATATGTTGAAGGTTTTAGAAGAAAGTGCCAAACGCGGTACAAATATCATCAAACAAATTCTAGCCTTTACCAGAGGCACCGAAGGCGATTGCCGCCCCGTCCAGGTTGCGTCTCTATTGCAAGAAGCGATCGCTGTTATCCAACAAACGTTTCCCAAATCGATCGCCGTTGATGCGATCGCGTCCGATCCCGAACTCTGGCTAGTTTCTGCCGATCCCACTTACTTGCATCAGATTTTGATGAACCTCTGCATCAACGCTCGCGATGCCATGCCAGACGGTGGGTTACTCACGCTGTCTGCCGAAAATTTCCCCGTTGACGAACGATTTGCCCAAATGCATTTGGAGGCTCGTGCGGGTAACTATGTAGTAATTACCGTTGCCGATACCGGCTGTGGGATTGTCCCGGAGGTTCGCGATCGCATCTTCGATCCGTTTTTTACCACTAAGGCGACCGGGAAAGGCAGTGGCTTGGGACTTTCCAGCGTCTTGGGCATTGTCAAAACCTATGGTGGATTTATTGAAGTACAGAGCCAACCAGGTGAAGGCAGCCAGTTTAAGGTATATCTACCCGCAATGGTGGAAACGGCAGTTACTCCCACAAAGGCTCAAACCGACCTACCCCAAGGGCATGGAGAATTGATTTCAATCGTCGATGATGAGAACGCCATTCTCCAGTCCGCTCAGGCCATTCTGGA